Proteins from a single region of Streptomyces spinoverrucosus:
- the pepN gene encoding aminopeptidase N, producing MSVLTRDEAQTRAQLIDVRHYTIDLDLTTGDETFDSRTVIGFTARTDADTFVELKPAELRSVTLDGQPLDPETLDGNRLPLKNLTAGDHELRVDAAMRYSRTGEGMHRFTDPTDGETYVYTQLFLDDVQRVFAAFDQPDLKAVFELTVKAPEGWTVLANGITEHTDGVWKAAPTPPISTYLVAVAAGPWHSVRTEHRGLPFGIHCRRSLAPHLDADADEILDVTRACFDRYHEKFEEPYPFDSYDQAFVPEFNAGAMENPGLVTFRDEFVYRSAVTDAERQTRAMVIAHEMAHMWFGDLVTLKWWDDIWLNESFAEYMGYQTLTEATRFTDTWTDFGVVRKGWGYDADQRPSTHPVAPEAVPDTASALLNFDGISYAKGASALRQLVTWLGEKDFLAGINTHFTRHRFGNATLADFIDSLAAATERDVPAWADAWLRTTGVDTLTPRITTGDNGTCTLTVDHTGSRPHRIAVGLYDQDLGDEGRLTLRARLDLDIPHPDGLPIGKRPALLLLNDGDLTYAKVRFDPRSFQTVREELSGLPDPLTRAVVWNALRDAVRDAELPPTAYLETARAHLPHESDLALVQGVLGFAIHQIADRYLTPEERPAALSTLSALCRDLLRRTEDGDNPGLRLLAVRHFIDVAAHPDTIAAWFADGIVPGGPGLDPELRWRILGRLAVLGATDENAIAAELDRDPSATGQEGAARCRAALPDPQAKQTAWEAMFAHDELSNYLFTATAQGFWQPEQAELVRQYVPRYYEDALALAARRGPAMAEAAGRWAFPAHAVDTETLRLGEECLRDAEPTPALRRKLVDQLDDLARALRVRGTA from the coding sequence ATGTCCGTACTCACGCGCGACGAAGCGCAGACCCGTGCCCAGCTCATCGACGTCCGCCACTACACGATCGATCTCGACCTGACCACCGGTGACGAGACCTTCGACTCCCGTACGGTGATCGGGTTCACCGCGCGCACGGACGCGGACACCTTCGTCGAGCTGAAACCCGCCGAGCTGCGCTCGGTCACCCTGGACGGACAGCCTCTCGACCCCGAAACCCTCGACGGCAACCGCCTGCCCCTGAAGAACCTCACCGCCGGCGACCACGAACTGCGCGTCGACGCCGCCATGCGCTACTCCCGCACCGGCGAGGGCATGCACCGCTTCACCGACCCCACCGACGGCGAGACATACGTCTACACCCAGCTGTTCCTGGACGACGTCCAACGCGTCTTCGCCGCCTTCGACCAGCCCGACCTGAAGGCCGTCTTCGAGCTGACGGTGAAGGCCCCCGAGGGCTGGACCGTCCTCGCCAACGGCATCACCGAGCACACCGACGGCGTGTGGAAGGCCGCACCGACCCCGCCGATCTCCACCTACCTCGTCGCCGTCGCCGCCGGCCCCTGGCACTCCGTGCGCACCGAACACCGCGGCCTGCCCTTCGGCATCCACTGCCGCCGCTCGCTCGCTCCCCACCTGGACGCGGACGCCGACGAGATCCTCGACGTCACACGCGCCTGCTTCGACCGCTACCACGAGAAGTTCGAGGAGCCCTACCCCTTCGACTCCTACGACCAGGCGTTCGTCCCCGAGTTCAACGCCGGCGCCATGGAGAACCCCGGACTGGTGACCTTCCGCGACGAGTTCGTCTACCGGTCCGCCGTCACCGACGCCGAGCGGCAGACCCGCGCGATGGTCATCGCCCACGAGATGGCCCACATGTGGTTCGGCGACCTCGTCACCCTCAAGTGGTGGGACGACATCTGGCTGAACGAGTCCTTCGCCGAGTACATGGGCTACCAGACCCTCACCGAGGCCACCCGCTTCACCGACACATGGACCGACTTCGGCGTCGTCCGCAAGGGCTGGGGCTACGACGCCGACCAGCGCCCCTCCACCCACCCCGTCGCCCCCGAGGCCGTCCCCGACACCGCCTCCGCCCTGCTCAACTTCGACGGCATCTCCTACGCCAAGGGCGCCTCCGCCCTGCGCCAACTCGTCACCTGGCTCGGCGAGAAGGACTTCCTCGCCGGCATCAACACCCACTTCACCCGGCACCGGTTCGGCAACGCCACCCTCGCCGACTTCATCGACTCCCTCGCCGCCGCCACCGAACGCGACGTCCCCGCCTGGGCCGACGCCTGGCTGCGCACCACCGGCGTCGACACCCTCACCCCGCGCATCACCACCGGCGACAACGGCACCTGCACCCTCACCGTCGACCACACCGGCAGCCGCCCCCACCGCATCGCCGTCGGCCTCTACGACCAGGACCTCGGCGACGAGGGCCGCCTCACCCTGCGCGCCCGCCTCGACCTCGACATCCCGCACCCCGACGGCCTCCCCATCGGCAAGCGCCCCGCCCTGCTCCTCCTCAACGACGGCGACCTCACCTACGCCAAGGTCCGCTTCGACCCGCGCTCCTTCCAGACCGTGCGCGAGGAACTGTCCGGCCTGCCCGACCCCCTCACCCGCGCGGTCGTGTGGAACGCCCTCAGGGACGCGGTCCGCGACGCCGAACTCCCCCCCACCGCCTACCTGGAGACTGCCCGCGCCCACCTGCCGCACGAGAGCGACCTCGCCCTCGTCCAGGGCGTCCTCGGCTTCGCCATCCACCAGATCGCCGACCGCTACCTCACCCCCGAGGAGCGCCCCGCCGCCCTGAGCACCCTCTCCGCCCTCTGCCGCGACCTGCTGCGCCGCACCGAGGACGGCGACAACCCCGGCCTGCGCCTGCTCGCCGTACGCCACTTCATCGACGTCGCCGCCCACCCCGACACCATCGCCGCCTGGTTCGCCGACGGCATCGTCCCCGGCGGCCCCGGGCTCGACCCCGAGCTGCGCTGGCGCATCCTCGGCCGCCTCGCCGTCCTCGGCGCCACGGACGAGAACGCCATCGCCGCCGAACTCGACCGCGACCCGAGCGCCACCGGCCAGGAGGGCGCCGCCCGCTGTCGCGCCGCCCTGCCCGACCCGCAGGCCAAGCAGACGGCCTGGGAGGCGATGTTCGCGCACGACGAGCTGTCCAACTACCTGTTCACGGCCACCGCCCAGGGCTTCTGGCAGCCTGAACAGGCCGAACTGGTCCGCCAGTACGTGCCGCGCTACTACGAGGACGCCCTCGCCCTCGCGGCCCGCCGCGGCCCCGCCATGGCCGAGGCCGCCGGCAGGTGGGCCTTCCCCGCCCACGCCGTCGACACCGAGACCCTGCGGCTGGGCGAGGAGTGCCTGCGCGACGCCGAGCCGACACCGGCGCTGCGGCGGAAGCTCGTCGATCAACTCGACGATCTGGCGAGGGCGTTGCGGGTGAGGGGAACCGCCTAG
- a CDS encoding chorismate mutase, with translation MTTSNTTTGDVDPAVREELSRLRDSIDNIDAAVVHMLAERFKCTQQVGRLKAVHRLPPADPAREARQIDRLRALAESAKLDPGFAEKFLNFIIGEVIRHHERIAEDTANGTSPTLG, from the coding sequence ATGACCACCAGCAACACCACCACCGGTGACGTCGACCCGGCCGTCCGCGAGGAACTCTCCCGGCTGCGCGACAGCATCGACAACATCGACGCGGCCGTCGTCCACATGCTCGCCGAGCGCTTCAAATGCACCCAGCAGGTCGGCCGCCTCAAGGCCGTGCACCGGCTGCCCCCCGCCGACCCGGCCCGTGAGGCACGGCAGATCGACCGGCTGCGCGCCCTCGCCGAGAGCGCCAAGCTCGACCCAGGGTTCGCTGAAAAGTTTCTCAATTTCATCATCGGCGAAGTGATCAGGCACCACGAGCGCATCGCCGAGGACACCGCGAACGGCACCTCGCCGACACTCGGCTGA
- a CDS encoding GNAT family N-acetyltransferase: MTTEQHSAATASLQVGGKDDDLEQRLDQELTAFNTAATGAGEPDEFSVRVTAEDGELLGGLTGWVWGGLCGVEMLWVRRDQRHTGWGSKLMRAAEDEAVRRGCTDMIVSSYTFQAPDFYLKLGFREAGRLPGVPGGHEDVYLHKVIRSSSDPEGIRRQPPAA; encoded by the coding sequence GTGACCACCGAACAGCACTCCGCGGCCACCGCGTCCCTCCAGGTCGGCGGCAAGGACGACGACCTGGAGCAGCGCCTCGACCAGGAGCTGACCGCGTTCAACACGGCCGCCACCGGCGCCGGGGAACCCGACGAGTTCAGCGTCCGGGTCACCGCCGAGGACGGCGAACTGCTCGGCGGACTCACCGGGTGGGTCTGGGGCGGCCTGTGCGGCGTGGAGATGCTGTGGGTGCGCAGGGACCAGCGGCACACCGGGTGGGGCAGCAAGCTGATGCGGGCCGCCGAGGACGAGGCCGTCCGGCGCGGCTGCACGGACATGATCGTCTCCTCGTACACCTTCCAGGCCCCGGACTTCTACCTCAAGCTCGGCTTCCGTGAGGCGGGGCGCCTGCCGGGCGTTCCCGGCGGGCACGAGGACGTGTACCTGCACAAGGTCATCCGATCCTCATCCGATCCTGAAGGCATCCGACGACAGCCGCCCGCCGCGTAG
- a CDS encoding SDR family oxidoreductase, whose amino-acid sequence MSRSREGRVVVVTGAGRGLGRAHALAFAAEGARVVVNDLGVGLDGRPGADSPAARVADEIRAAGGEAVAHAGDIATTEGAAALIRTALETYGRLDTLVNNAGFLRDRMLVNLDEDDWDDVLRVHLKGHFLPLKHAAAHWRAEARAGRTPEARIVNTSSGAGLLGSVGQGNYSAAKAGIVGLTLVAAAELGRYGVQVNAIAPAARTRMTERTFAETMAAPGSGFDAMAPENVSPLVVWLGSAASAGVTGRVFEAEGGRITVMEGWRAGPTADKGARWGVAELDAVVRGLLARSTEPGPVYGSQV is encoded by the coding sequence ATGAGCCGAAGCCGCGAGGGACGGGTCGTCGTCGTGACCGGGGCCGGACGAGGGCTCGGGCGGGCCCACGCGCTCGCCTTCGCCGCCGAGGGGGCACGGGTCGTCGTCAACGACCTCGGCGTCGGACTCGACGGCAGGCCCGGCGCCGACAGCCCGGCCGCCCGCGTGGCCGACGAGATCCGCGCGGCGGGCGGCGAGGCCGTCGCCCACGCCGGCGACATCGCGACCACCGAGGGCGCCGCCGCCCTGATCCGGACCGCCTTGGAGACGTACGGCCGCCTGGACACGCTCGTCAACAACGCCGGTTTCCTGCGCGACCGCATGCTCGTCAACCTCGACGAGGACGACTGGGACGACGTCCTGCGCGTTCACCTCAAGGGCCACTTCCTGCCGCTGAAACACGCCGCCGCGCACTGGCGGGCCGAGGCCAGGGCGGGCCGCACGCCGGAGGCCAGGATCGTCAACACCAGCAGCGGGGCCGGACTGCTGGGCTCTGTCGGCCAGGGCAACTACAGCGCCGCCAAGGCCGGGATCGTCGGGCTGACCCTGGTCGCGGCGGCCGAACTGGGCCGGTACGGCGTGCAGGTCAACGCCATCGCCCCGGCGGCGCGTACCCGGATGACGGAGCGGACGTTCGCCGAGACCATGGCGGCGCCGGGCAGCGGATTCGACGCCATGGCACCGGAGAACGTCTCGCCGCTGGTCGTCTGGCTCGGGTCCGCCGCGAGCGCGGGCGTCACCGGTCGGGTGTTCGAGGCGGAGGGCGGCCGTATCACCGTGATGGAGGGGTGGCGGGCCGGGCCCACCGCTGACAAGGGTGCGCGGTGGGGCGTGGCCGAACTCGACGCGGTGGTACGAGGGTTGCTGGCCCGGTCGACCGAGCCCGGGCCGGTGTACGGCAGCCAGGTGTGA
- a CDS encoding response regulator: MGSDTKILIVDDHEDTLYALESALAPLGYDLGRATSGDEALKQVLRGRVGLLLLDVRMPGVSGLDVVRYLRRLEQTQHIPVVLLTGYGPDHELTSAAFGLGVADLLMKPVDPWALRTKVRYLYDAHQRHQALEREVRELRALTESRAEPKTESRAELDKPGARLPGQRDRRGSTPAQDRT; encoded by the coding sequence ATGGGGTCGGACACCAAGATCCTCATCGTCGACGACCACGAGGACACGCTGTACGCACTGGAGAGCGCCCTGGCCCCGCTCGGCTACGACCTCGGCCGCGCCACCAGCGGCGACGAGGCCCTGAAACAGGTGCTGCGCGGTCGGGTCGGACTGCTGCTGCTCGATGTGCGGATGCCCGGCGTCAGCGGCCTGGACGTGGTGCGCTACCTGCGCCGCCTGGAGCAGACCCAGCACATCCCGGTCGTCCTGCTCACCGGCTACGGCCCGGACCACGAACTGACCTCCGCCGCCTTCGGGCTGGGCGTCGCCGACCTCCTCATGAAACCCGTCGACCCCTGGGCGCTGCGCACCAAGGTCCGCTACCTGTACGACGCCCACCAGCGCCACCAGGCGCTGGAACGCGAGGTCCGCGAACTGCGCGCCCTGACCGAGTCCCGAGCGGAACCGAAGACCGAGTCCCGGGCCGAACTGGACAAGCCGGGCGCGCGCCTGCCCGGGCAGCGCGACCGGCGAGGGTCGACGCCGGCGCAGGACCGCACGTGA
- a CDS encoding GNAT family N-acetyltransferase, whose protein sequence is MSALLDGDLPGASRMAGVLLTEYFATDRARWLWQFRLDQMAADPGRARWMVRQAIVGDKGLVVGHAGFHGPPDEAGMVEIGYSIAPDFRRQGYARSALIELLRRAAAETSVTTVRATISPDNVASLATISGFGFVEVGEQWDEEDGLELVFEVPARRVPPA, encoded by the coding sequence ATGTCCGCTTTGCTCGACGGAGACCTGCCCGGAGCCAGCAGGATGGCCGGGGTTTTGCTGACCGAGTACTTCGCGACCGACAGAGCACGGTGGTTGTGGCAGTTCCGGCTCGACCAGATGGCCGCCGATCCCGGTCGTGCGCGGTGGATGGTGCGGCAAGCGATCGTTGGCGACAAGGGGCTCGTCGTCGGACATGCCGGGTTCCACGGACCGCCCGATGAGGCCGGCATGGTCGAGATCGGCTACTCAATCGCTCCCGACTTCCGTCGCCAGGGATATGCCCGATCCGCCCTGATCGAGTTGCTTCGCCGGGCAGCAGCGGAAACCTCTGTCACGACCGTGCGGGCGACGATCAGCCCCGACAACGTGGCATCCCTGGCCACGATCTCGGGCTTCGGCTTCGTTGAGGTCGGAGAGCAGTGGGATGAGGAGGACGGTCTCGAACTCGTCTTTGAGGTCCCTGCCCGCCGGGTTCCACCCGCTTGA
- a CDS encoding NAD(P)-dependent oxidoreductase, translated as MREALFDGTALDRLTTIADTDPSLVVRDFADPAATAALARAEALLTGWGCPPLTGEALARDEFVSGCLNAVLDVTDPEVLARSSPLYDLPNVLLTPHIAGSLGNELHRMTHAALDELDRYARGLPYTSPVHSDDLTRSA; from the coding sequence GTGCGGGAGGCGCTGTTCGACGGGACCGCGCTCGACCGTCTGACGACGATCGCCGACACCGATCCGTCCCTGGTCGTACGTGACTTCGCCGACCCGGCGGCGACCGCCGCCCTCGCCAGGGCGGAGGCCCTCCTGACCGGTTGGGGCTGCCCACCGCTCACCGGGGAGGCGCTCGCCCGGGACGAGTTCGTCTCCGGCTGCCTGAACGCGGTCCTCGACGTCACGGACCCCGAGGTCCTGGCCCGCTCCTCCCCGCTGTACGACCTGCCCAACGTCCTGCTCACCCCGCACATCGCGGGCTCCCTCGGCAACGAGCTGCACCGCATGACCCACGCGGCTCTGGACGAGCTGGACCGCTACGCCCGAGGGCTGCCGTACACGTCCCCGGTCCACTCGGACGACCTCACGCGCTCCGCGTGA
- a CDS encoding lysine N(6)-hydroxylase/L-ornithine N(5)-oxygenase family protein — translation MTRPTHPPTTPPATPEANPAAAPHPAPHEVEALRDLVGIGIGPLNLSLAALAHPLAELDAVFYEQRPTFDWHPGLLIDGATIQVPFLADLVTLADPASPWSFLNYLKTRERLFPFYFAERFHIQRTEYDAYCRWVAENLPGLHFRHQVDAVRWNAERDVFEVDYTRLDAEADADAGAESLGRTYTRNIVLGIGTEPYVPDPLRPLVDAPGVPVIHAADYLDHRATLLAAEHVTVVGSGQSGAEVFLDLLRHRPAGREKLHWIGRSPAFAPMEYSKLGLEHFTPDYTRYFHALTEPVREELVAAQWQLHRGIDAGTIAAIHDELYRRNLGGGWPDAVLTPGVRVRTAGRIATSRVELHLEHLQQGTRSRLATDAVVLATGYRERPLTRLLAGLDPYLRRDSHERPRVDEDFRLVLDPSVTGAAYVLNTSLHTHGVGTPDLGLAAWRSATILNTLTGKESYPLPQRTAFTTFGLDQPRSQVPPARHPGALTPLRDGT, via the coding sequence ATGACCCGCCCGACCCACCCGCCGACCACACCACCGGCCACCCCTGAAGCGAACCCGGCCGCCGCCCCGCACCCGGCTCCCCACGAAGTCGAGGCTCTCCGCGACCTGGTCGGCATCGGCATCGGCCCGCTCAACCTCTCCCTCGCCGCACTCGCCCACCCCCTCGCCGAACTCGACGCCGTCTTCTACGAACAGCGCCCCACCTTCGACTGGCACCCCGGCCTCCTCATCGACGGCGCCACCATCCAGGTCCCGTTCCTCGCCGACCTGGTGACCCTCGCCGATCCCGCCAGCCCCTGGTCCTTCCTCAACTACCTCAAAACCCGCGAGCGGCTCTTCCCCTTCTACTTCGCCGAGCGCTTCCACATCCAGCGCACCGAGTACGACGCCTACTGCCGCTGGGTGGCCGAGAACCTCCCCGGACTCCACTTCCGCCACCAGGTAGACGCCGTCCGCTGGAACGCCGAACGCGATGTCTTCGAGGTCGACTACACCCGACTCGACGCCGAGGCCGACGCCGACGCAGGGGCCGAGTCCCTCGGCCGTACGTACACCAGGAACATCGTCCTCGGCATCGGCACCGAGCCCTACGTCCCCGACCCGCTCAGGCCCCTCGTCGACGCACCCGGCGTACCCGTGATCCACGCCGCCGACTACCTCGACCACCGCGCCACCCTGCTCGCCGCCGAACACGTCACCGTCGTCGGCTCAGGACAGTCCGGCGCCGAGGTCTTCCTCGACCTGCTGCGACACCGCCCGGCAGGGCGGGAGAAACTGCACTGGATCGGCCGCAGCCCCGCCTTCGCGCCCATGGAGTACTCCAAGCTCGGCCTGGAACACTTCACCCCCGACTACACGCGCTACTTCCACGCCCTGACCGAGCCGGTCCGCGAGGAACTCGTCGCAGCACAGTGGCAGCTCCACAGGGGCATCGACGCCGGCACCATCGCCGCCATCCACGACGAGCTCTACCGGCGCAACCTGGGCGGCGGCTGGCCCGACGCCGTCCTCACCCCCGGCGTCCGCGTCCGCACCGCCGGCCGGATCGCCACCAGCAGGGTCGAACTTCATCTCGAACACCTCCAGCAGGGCACTCGCTCCCGGCTCGCCACCGACGCCGTCGTCCTCGCCACCGGCTACCGCGAACGCCCCCTGACCCGCCTCCTCGCCGGCCTCGACCCCTATCTGCGCCGCGACAGCCACGAACGCCCCCGCGTCGACGAGGACTTCCGCCTGGTCCTCGACCCCTCCGTCACCGGAGCGGCCTACGTCCTGAACACCTCACTCCACACCCACGGCGTCGGCACCCCCGACCTCGGCCTCGCCGCCTGGCGCAGCGCCACCATCCTCAACACGCTGACCGGCAAGGAGTCGTACCCGCTGCCGCAGCGCACCGCGTTCACCACCTTCGGCCTGGACCAGCCCCGCTCCCAGGTCCCGCCCGCCCGGCACCCGGGGGCGCTCACCCCCCTGCGGGACGGGACCTGA
- a CDS encoding S1 family peptidase, with amino-acid sequence MSLARRAAAAGAVALAVASLQPVSAHAADARVIGGKPAAQNEFPFMVHLSMGCGGALYKKDVVLTAAHCMEGSGNNTRITVTAGVADLNSPAAIKVKSTKVKVAPGYDGVGKDWALIKLARPINKPTLKIATTNRYNRGTFTIAGWGDTQEGAGTGTTKLQKATVPFVTDRACKWHYGNRLVPQEELCAGYQSGGIDTCQGDSGGPMFRKDDAGKWIQVGIVSWGDGCARTGVPGVYTEVSHFAKDIARAANAL; translated from the coding sequence CTGTCCCTGGCCAGGAGAGCCGCGGCGGCCGGTGCCGTCGCTCTCGCGGTCGCCAGCCTCCAGCCCGTCAGCGCGCACGCCGCGGACGCGCGCGTGATCGGAGGAAAGCCCGCCGCGCAGAACGAGTTCCCGTTCATGGTCCACCTCTCGATGGGTTGTGGCGGCGCGCTCTACAAGAAGGACGTCGTCCTGACCGCCGCCCACTGCATGGAGGGCTCCGGCAACAACACCCGCATCACCGTCACCGCGGGAGTCGCCGACCTCAACTCCCCGGCCGCGATCAAGGTCAAGTCGACCAAGGTCAAGGTGGCGCCGGGTTACGACGGTGTGGGCAAGGACTGGGCGCTGATCAAGCTGGCCCGGCCGATCAACAAGCCCACCCTGAAGATCGCCACCACCAACCGCTACAACCGCGGCACCTTCACCATCGCCGGATGGGGCGACACCCAGGAGGGCGCGGGCACCGGCACCACCAAGCTGCAGAAGGCCACGGTGCCCTTCGTCACCGACCGCGCGTGCAAGTGGCACTACGGCAACCGGCTGGTGCCCCAGGAGGAGCTGTGCGCCGGCTACCAGAGCGGCGGCATCGACACCTGCCAGGGTGACTCCGGCGGCCCCATGTTCCGCAAGGACGACGCCGGCAAGTGGATCCAGGTCGGCATCGTCAGCTGGGGCGACGGCTGCGCCCGGACCGGCGTCCCCGGTGTGTACACCGAGGTCAGCCACTTCGCCAAGGACATAGCCCGGGCAGCGAACGCGCTGTAG
- a CDS encoding pyridoxal phosphate-dependent decarboxylase family protein, translated as MPTPPLASGPSGPGALRPLLDTVLDALDAGGRARGGPLPAGGPEAVTARMRDTLGDVLPDEGDPDALRALVHALAEGAADPADPLCAGHLHCPPLAVATAADLAVGALNASLDSWDQAPAASALEALVTRALAETAGAADCLVTTGGTESNQLALLLAREAHGGNVHLVTGAGAHHSLTRAAWLLGLPQPVTVPAPAGTLDPAALDEALTELPRPVLVAATAGTTDAGLIDPLPEIAALCRTHRARLHIDAAYGGGLLFSERHRHRLTGLDAADTVTLDLHKLGWQPIAAGLLTVRDARDLTALHQRADYLNADDDTEAGLPDLLSRSLHTTRRPDILKIAVTLRTLGRSGLGTLVDQVCERADDLARLITAHPAFELYDRPTISTVLFRPAGATDDTVAAVRRSLLNDGRAVLGRARLNGRLWLKATLLNPHTRPDDLAALLTLVEGHTPR; from the coding sequence ATGCCCACGCCGCCCCTCGCCTCCGGCCCCTCGGGCCCCGGCGCCCTGCGGCCGCTGCTCGACACCGTGCTCGACGCGCTGGACGCCGGCGGCCGGGCACGGGGCGGCCCCCTCCCGGCGGGCGGCCCGGAGGCCGTGACCGCGCGGATGCGGGACACGCTGGGGGACGTACTGCCGGACGAGGGCGACCCTGACGCCCTGCGCGCCCTCGTGCACGCCCTCGCCGAGGGCGCCGCCGACCCGGCCGACCCGCTGTGCGCCGGCCATCTGCACTGCCCGCCCCTCGCCGTCGCCACCGCCGCCGACCTCGCCGTCGGCGCCCTCAACGCCTCCCTGGACTCCTGGGACCAGGCCCCGGCCGCCTCCGCCCTGGAAGCCCTCGTCACGCGGGCGCTCGCCGAGACGGCCGGCGCCGCCGACTGCCTCGTCACCACCGGCGGCACCGAGTCCAACCAACTCGCCCTGCTGCTCGCCCGCGAGGCACACGGCGGCAACGTCCACCTGGTCACCGGCGCGGGCGCCCACCACTCGCTCACCCGCGCCGCCTGGCTGCTCGGCCTGCCCCAACCCGTCACCGTCCCCGCCCCGGCCGGAACCCTCGACCCGGCCGCCCTGGACGAGGCCCTCACCGAACTGCCCCGCCCCGTGCTGGTCGCCGCCACCGCCGGCACCACCGACGCCGGGCTCATCGACCCGCTGCCCGAGATCGCCGCCCTGTGCCGCACCCACCGGGCCCGGCTGCACATCGACGCCGCGTACGGCGGCGGGCTGCTGTTCAGCGAACGGCACCGCCACCGGCTCACCGGACTCGACGCCGCCGACACCGTCACCCTCGACCTGCACAAACTCGGCTGGCAGCCGATCGCCGCCGGCCTGCTCACCGTCCGCGACGCCCGCGACCTCACCGCCCTGCACCAGCGCGCCGACTACCTCAACGCCGACGACGACACCGAGGCCGGTCTCCCCGACCTGCTGAGCCGCTCCCTGCACACCACCCGGCGCCCGGACATCCTCAAGATCGCCGTCACGCTGAGAACCCTCGGCCGGAGCGGGCTCGGCACACTGGTCGACCAGGTGTGCGAGCGCGCCGACGATCTGGCCCGGCTCATCACCGCACACCCGGCCTTCGAACTGTACGACCGGCCCACCATCAGCACGGTCCTGTTCCGGCCCGCCGGTGCCACGGACGACACCGTGGCCGCCGTACGCCGAAGCCTCCTCAACGACGGCCGCGCGGTCCTCGGCCGCGCCCGGCTGAACGGCCGGCTCTGGCTCAAGGCCACCCTCCTCAACCCCCACACCAGGCCAGACGACCTGGCCGCCCTCCTGACACTGGTGGAAGGACACACCCCCCGATGA